A window of Trichoderma atroviride chromosome 3, complete sequence contains these coding sequences:
- a CDS encoding uncharacterized protein (antiSMASH:Cluster_3.2) — protein MASNVYWSRASINSSSSSYGLLSFNKKLAMHRSSASYRSMGKSIASIGTAGGSHVSNTSSFQPANTRGFSSPTVAREKRQKFDRDVIVSVLESTATRRDAKGYLQKYAAPKPTPPVSASSTQVEHQLKPPARQLQAQPPFNVAIVVLRNPQKLQADTIKGIAKTLTQLRALGLMSVVVVDCDMDESRFTFQHEALRLCEAVDSFGKHGSRLIENVLVGTSHFQSATPSPFWDDIQVQDYGILNRALQHNMITVIPSLARNNETMSPAPADVQRTVLALTRYFTGLQFDDDSSNSQGGGYGRANEPLASVERVIILDQFGGIPMIGRPDVYHRFINLEQEYNILLDELDGGGDGSSEAEKGRRNGGTSAAHARNLKLAKDTLSLLPETASVLITSPFAASNTSSASSGLPTTRDSKYQFGFDGMVTTRRKQNPLLHNLLTDKPVYSPSLPFQRIQSPGLAFSNTGESISATLVKRGMPLTIYPDPRISPWKPAAPGERGPQLTDKSIDLPRLVTLIEDSFGRKLDVKDYLRRTNENLAGVIIAGEYEGCAILTWERPKSIDPRTAYDEGRYVPYLDKFAVLRSRQGSGGVADIVFNAMVRDCFPDGVIWRSRKDNPVNKWYFERSVGTSKLSDCNWAMFWTTLELSSKSPQLKDYEEVCREIMPSWADNIQKLE, from the exons ATGGCATCCAACGTATATTGGAGCCGTGCCAGCATCAATTCTTCCAGTTCTAGCTATGGCTTACTTTCATTTAACAAAAAACTGGCCATGCACCGTTCATCAGCTTCGTATCGGTCCATGGGCAAAAGTATAGCATCAATTGGGACAGCTGGGGGCTCTCATGTATCAAATACCTCTTCCTTCCAGCCGGCCAATACTCGTGGCTTCTCTTCGCCTACAGTGGCCCGAGAGAAGCGACAAAAGTTTGATCGG GACGTCATTGTGTCTGTCCTAGAGTCCACAGCCACAAGGCGAGATGCCAAGGGCTACCTCCAAAAATATGCAGCACCAAAGCCTACTCCTCCAGTATCAGCATCGTCGACGCAAGTTGAGCATCAGCTCAAACCTCCCGCAAGGCAACTCCAAGCTCAGCCGCCATTCAACGTCGCCATTGTTGTCTTACGGAATCCCCAAAAGCTTCAAGCAGACACAATCAAAGGAATAGCCAAGACTCTAACGCAGCTTCGGGCTCTTGGTCTGATGAGCGTCGTTGTTGTGGACTGTGACATGGACGAGAGCCGTTTCACTTTTCAACATGAAGCTCTGAGGCTTTGCGAAGCCGTTGATTCCTTTGGCAAACATGGCTCCAGATTGATCGAAAACGTACTTGTCGGTACTTCGCACTTTCAAAGCGCCACCCCTTCTCCATTCTGGGATGATATACAGGTCCAAGACTATGGTATCCTGAACCGCGCGCTTCAACATAACATGATAACAGTCATTCCATCTCTTGCGCGGAACAATGAGACCATGTCCCCTGCGCCTGCTGATGTTCAGAGAACCGTTCTTGCATTGACGAGATACTTCACGGGACTACagtttgatgatgattcaAGCAACAGCCAAGGTGGAGGCTATGGACGAGCTAATGAGCCCCTTGCTTCCGTCGAAAGAGTCATTATCCTCGATCAGTTCGGAGGCATTCCCATGATTGGTCGTCCTGATGTTTACCACAGATTCATCAATCTTGAACAAGAGTACAACATACTCCTTGATGAACTGGAcggcggcggtgatggctCATCGGAGGCAGAAAAAGGCAGACGCAATGGTGGAACTTCTGCTGCCCACGCAAGAAACCTCAAGCTAGCAAAGGACACCCTATCTCTCTTACCCGAGACGGCTTCTGTTCTTATAACTTCTCCGTTCGCCGCATCCAATACGTCGTCGGCCTCTTCAGGGCTTCCTACTACGCGAGACAGCAAATACCAGTTTGGTTTTGACGGCATGGTCACCACTCGCAGAAAACAAAATCCTCTCCTCCATAATCTCCTTACCGATAAACCAGTATACTCTCCCTCGTTGCCATTTCAACGCATCCAGTCTCCCGGACTGGCATTTTCAAATACAGGAGAGTCAATTAGTGCAACTCTCGTCAAGCGAGGCATGCCGTTGACAATCTACCCCGACCCGAGAATCTCTCCGTGGAAACCAGCGGCGCCCGGAGAGCGCGGCCCGCAGCTCACTGATAAATCCATTGATCTACCCCGGCTCGTCACTCTAATTGAGGATTCTTTTGGTCGCAAGCTGGACGTCAAAGACTACTTGCGACGAACAAATGAGAACTTGGCAGGAGTGATTATTGCGGGAGAATACGAAGGATGTGCTATTCTGACCTGGGAGAGGCCGAAAAGTATTGATCCTCGAACGGCCTATGACGAGGGACGCTACGTCCCGTATCTCGACAAGTTCGCTGTTCTTCGGAGCCGTCAAGGCAGTGGTGGAGTTGCTGACATTGTGTTCAACGCCATGGTCCGCGACTGTTTCCCCGACGGCGTGATttggaggagcaggaaaGACAACCCCGTCAACAAGTGGTATTTTGAGCGGTCGGTGGGCACCAGTAAGCTGTCCGATTGCAACTGGGCCATGTTTTGGACCACgctggagctgagcagcAAGAGTCCACAACTCAAAGACTACGAGGAAGTGTGTAGAGAAATTATGCCATCCTGGGCAGACAATATTCAGAAGCTAGAATAG